TCCAGGAGCGCGTCGCGGCGTGCGAACAGGCAGGCATCCCTCGTTCCTGCCTGGTGGTGGACCCGGGCATAGGGTTCGGCAAGACGGTGCAGCACAATTTTGAGATCATCCGCCGGCTCAAAGAGTTCGCTCGTTTGCAGTTGCCTTTGTTGGTGGGACCGAGTCGTAAGTCCTTCGTGGGTGCGGTCACCGGACTGCCCCCAGACCAGCGCCTGGAAGGCACAGCAGCCGCAGTGGCCGCCTGCGTGCTGGGCGGCGCCCATATCGTGCGCGTGCATGACGTGCAGGCCATACGGAGGGTTGTCGCCGTAGCCGATGCCATTGCGGCTAAGGTAGCATCGGTGTCCTAAGTGGAATATGCGCAAGGAGAACTCGAGGTGGTACTCTTTCGCATAGGCTTCATTCCCGTGACCCCCTTCGACGTGCTGGACATCGTGGTCATTTCCTACATGCTCTATCGCGTCTACTTCTTCATCCGCGGCACCCGCGCCGCCCAGATGACCGTGGGCCTGGTGGTG
The sequence above is drawn from the candidate division KSB1 bacterium genome and encodes:
- a CDS encoding dihydropteroate synthase; the encoded protein is QERVAACEQAGIPRSCLVVDPGIGFGKTVQHNFEIIRRLKEFARLQLPLLVGPSRKSFVGAVTGLPPDQRLEGTAAAVAACVLGGAHIVRVHDVQAIRRVVAVADAIAAKVASVS